TAGAAAAGTTAGAATGATAATAGGAGCTAATGAAGAAACTGGAAGTCTTTGTATGGAGCATTATTTTAATACATTAAAACAGCCTCAACCTACATTGGCATTTACTCCTGATTCAAGTTTTCCTGTAACATTTGCAGAAAAAGGTATAGTCCGTGTAAAGCTTGCAAATACTTATAAAACTTTAAATAATATAACTATAAAAGGAGGAAATGCATATAATTCTGTTCCAGATAGAACAGAAGCAGTACTTCCAATAGGATATGTAGATGAAGTAGTAGAAAAGGCTGCTTCTTTTAATGAGGGAAAAGAATACAAGATAGAAGTCGAAGAAAAAGATGGAAAATATTATATAACTTCTTTAGGAAAGTCTTCTCATGCTGCTAGACCAACAGAGGGATATAATTCTATCAGTGCATTATTTGCATTTTTAGGAACTGTAAATATTAAAAATGATGAGTTAAACTCATTAGTAGAATTTTTTAGAGAATATATAAAAATGGAGAATAATGGAGCTTCTTTTGGAATAAATTTCAAAGATGAAGAAAGTGGAAGTCTTACTCTTAATCTAGGAAAGATGACACTTGAAAATGGAAAGTTAGAATTATGTATAGATATGAGATGTCCAGTTCTTGTACCTAATACTAAGGTTATTGAAACATTGAAAGAAAAAACTGCTGGAAAAATGGAACTTGAAGTTACTGGAAATTCAGCTCCTTTGTATGTAGCTAAGGACAGCTTTCTTGTATCTACACTAATGGATATTTACAAAGAAATAACAGGAGATGTAGATGCTCAACCAGTAGCCATTGGTGGAGGAACTTATGCAAGAGAAGTAACTAATGGAGTCGCATTTGGAGCTCTTTTATCATCACAAGAAAATAATATGCATCAAAAAAATGAATACCTTGAAATTGATAAAATAGACACATGGTTGAAGATATATGTAGAGGCTATTTACAGATTAGCAAAATAAAAAAAGGAAAAAGACTGGTAAAAAAGTATATTTTCTAGTATGATATTATGGTAATGAAATATAATTTAGACTAAGGAGATATACAAATTATGGACTGGAAAAAGTTGACTATTGAAGATAAGGAGCTAATAGATAATTTTACCAAAGGGAAATTTAGAACTTGTGATTACAATTTTACTAATCTTTTTTTATGGAGCCAAGGTGAAAATCTGCATTATAAAATAGAAAATGATATATTGATTGTCTGTGGAACATTTGTGGAAGATGAATACTGTTTTATGCCTATTCCAAAAGATGAAAGTGTAATAGGAGCAATGAAGAATATAATAAAAGAGTTGCTTCAAAATAATAAAAAAATAGTTCTTGTTCCTGAAGAATGGAAAGATAAACTTGAAGATACTTTTATCCTTGAAGAAAGAAGAGATAGTTATGACTATATTTATTCGATAGAAAGCTTAGCTTATTTAAAAGGAAGAAAATATGCTAAGAAAAAAAATAGAGTACACAATTTTATGAAAAGTTATAATTATAGTTATGAACCAGTGACTGCTGAAAATATTGGAGA
Above is a window of Fusobacterium varium DNA encoding:
- a CDS encoding Putative dipeptidase SA1572 yields the protein MDLQKKVLDYKEEVIKGIQGAVQIKSVQEPAKEGKPFGDGPAEALQYFLNLGKELGFEVKNFDNYAGTIEFGEGEETVGILGHVDVVPEGEGWTYPPYSATIADGKIFGRGTLDDKGPSMVCLYAMKAIKDSGVKLSRKVRMIIGANEETGSLCMEHYFNTLKQPQPTLAFTPDSSFPVTFAEKGIVRVKLANTYKTLNNITIKGGNAYNSVPDRTEAVLPIGYVDEVVEKAASFNEGKEYKIEVEEKDGKYYITSLGKSSHAARPTEGYNSISALFAFLGTVNIKNDELNSLVEFFREYIKMENNGASFGINFKDEESGSLTLNLGKMTLENGKLELCIDMRCPVLVPNTKVIETLKEKTAGKMELEVTGNSAPLYVAKDSFLVSTLMDIYKEITGDVDAQPVAIGGGTYAREVTNGVAFGALLSSQENNMHQKNEYLEIDKIDTWLKIYVEAIYRLAK
- a CDS encoding Uncharacterized conserved protein, producing MDWKKLTIEDKELIDNFTKGKFRTCDYNFTNLFLWSQGENLHYKIENDILIVCGTFVEDEYCFMPIPKDESVIGAMKNIIKELLQNNKKIVLVPEEWKDKLEDTFILEERRDSYDYIYSIESLAYLKGRKYAKKKNRVHNFMKSYNYSYEPVTAENIGEVIDFQTNWCHDKECEIIPVLRNENMGILNLLHNFNVLGIKGGILRVEGKIVAYTLGEAINDEYVVIHIEKGLNNYVGSYQMINMTFLEKEFTDYKYVNREDDFGDEGLREAKESYHPLELLKKYEIIGIK